The Castanea sativa cultivar Marrone di Chiusa Pesio chromosome 11, ASM4071231v1 genome contains a region encoding:
- the LOC142617133 gene encoding protein FAR-RED ELONGATED HYPOCOTYL 3: MDIDLRLPSGEHDKEDEEPNAIDNILNGDEKLHNGDIEGENMVDVGVEVRVEDGGDLNSPTVDIGVFKEDTNLEPLSGMEFESHGEAYSFYQEYARSMGFNTAIQNSRRSKTSREFIDAKFACSRYGTKREYDKSYNRPRARQNKPDSENATGRRSCSKTDCKASMHVKRRPDGKWVIHSFVKEHNHELLPAQAVSEQTRKMYAAMARQFAEYKNVVGLKNDPKNPFDKGRNLALETGDAKILLDFFLQMQNINSNFFYAIDLGEDQRLKNLFWVDAKSRHDYNTFSDVVSFDTTYVRNKYKMPLALFIGVNQHYQFMLLGCALISDESVTTFSWLMQTWLKAMGGQAPKVLITDHDKAMKSAVLEVFPDTRHCFCLWHILGKVSENLGHIMKRHESFMAKFEKCIHRSWTNEEFEKRWWKILERFELKEDEWMQSLYDDRKLWVPTYMKDVCLAGMSTVQRSESVNSFFDKFVHKKTTVQEFVKQYELILQDRYEEEAKADSDTWNKQPTLKSPSPLEKSVSVVYTHAVFKKFQAELLGVVACHPKRERQDEAITTFRVQEFDRSQDFMVIWNEMKSEISCICRLYEYKGYLCRHAMIVLQICGLSAIPSQYILKRWTKDAKSRHLLGEVSELIQSRMQRYNDICQRAMKLSEEGSLSQESYSLAIRTLDEAFGTCVSMNNSSKSPTEVGTSDTHGLLCIEEDNQSRSMGKTNKKKNPTKKRKMNSESDVMTVSTQDSLQQMDKLSSRAVTLDSYYGTPQSMQGMVQLNLMAPTRDTYYGNQQAIQGLGQLNSIAPSHDGYYNAQQSMHGLGQMDFFRTPTGFTYGIRDDPNVRAAQLHDDASRHA; the protein is encoded by the exons ATGGACATAGATCTTAGACTACCTTCTGGTGAGCATGACAAGGAAGATGAAGAGCCAAATGCGATTGATAACATCTTGAATGGTGATGAGAAACTGCATAATGGAGATATAGAGGGTGAAAATATGGTTGATGTTGGAGTTGAGGTGCGTGTTGAAGATGGTGGGGATTTGAATTCTCCCACAGTGGATATAGGAGTGTTTAAAGAAGATACCAATCTTGAGCCACTTTCTGGTATGGAATTTGAATCTCATGGGGAAGCATACTCATTCTATCAAGAATATGCTCGGTCTATGGGATTCAATACTGCAATACAAAACAGCCGCCGTTCAAAGACTTCAAGAGAATTTATTGATGCAAAATTTGCTTGTTCTCGATATGGGACGAAGCGAGAGTATGACAAATCCTATAATCGACCACGTGCCAGGCAGAACAAGCCAGACTCTGAAAATGCAACGGGTCGACGGTCATGTTCAAAGACAGACTGCAAAGCAAGTATGCATGTGAAGAGAAGGCCGGATGGAAAATGGGTTATACATAGTTTTGTTAAGGAGCACAACCATGAGCTGTTACCAGCCCAGGCTGTAAGTGAACAAACAAGAAAGATGTATGCTGCAATGGCTAGACAATTTGCCGAATACAAAAATGTTGTTGGTCTTAAGAATGACCCCAAAAATCCATTTGATAAAGGTCGGAATTTGGCACTAGAGACAGGAGATGCTAAGATTTTGCTTGATTTTTTCTTACAgatgcaaaatataaattcaaactTCTTTTATGCAATAGATCTGGGAGAAGATCAGCGGCTAAAAAATTTGTTCTGGGTTGATGCTAAAAGTAGGCACGACTACAACACTTTCAGTGATGTAGTTTCATTTGATACTACGTATGTTAGAAACAAATATAAGATGCCACTTGCTCTATTTATTGGAGTGAATCAACACTATCAATTCATGTTGCTTGGATGTGCTCTGATATCAGATGAAAGTGTGACTACATTTTCTTGGCTAATGCAGACGTGGCTGAAAGCAATGGGTGGGCAAGCTCCAAAAGTATTAATCACTGACCATGACAAAGCCATGAAATCAGCTGTTTTAGAGGTCTTTCCAGATACTCGCCATTGCTTTTGTTTGTGGCATATATTGGGGAAGGTTTCTGAAAATCTTGGTCACATAATGAAACGGCATGAAAGTTTTATggcaaaatttgaaaaatgcatCCACAGGTCATGGACAAATGAAGAGTTTGAAAAACGGTGGTGGAAAATTCTTGAAAGATTTGAGCTCAAAGAGGATGAATGGATGCAGTCACTATATGATGATCGTAAACTATGGGTGCCAACATACATGAAGGATGTTTGTTTGGCTGGAATGTCAACAGTTCAGCGATCAGAGAGTGTAAATtccttttttgataaatttgtgcACAAGAAAACCACAGTACAAGAATTTGTGAAACAGTATGAATTAATTCTACAGGATCGGTATGAAGAGGAAGCCAAGGCAGATTCTGATACGTGGAACAAACAGCCTACACTAAAATCTCCTTCACCATTGGAGAAGAGTGTTTCTGTGGTATACACACATGCTGTGTTCAAGAAATTTCAAGCTGAGCTTCTTGGTGTGGTTGCTTGTCATCCTAAAAGAGAAAGACAAGATGAGGCAATCACTACTTTCCGAGTTCAAGAATTTGACAGGAGTCAAGACTTTATGGTTatatggaatgaaatgaaatcagAAATATCTTGTATATGCCGGTTATATGAATACAAAGGTTATCTTTGTAGACATGCAATGATTGTTCTTCAAATTTGTGGCCTTTCTGCCATCCCATCTCAATATATTTTGAAACGTTGGACAAAAGATGCAAAGAGTAGGCATTTATTGGGAGAAGTATCTGAACTGATACAATCTAGGATGCAACGTTACAATGATATATGTCAACGGGCAATGAAACTGAGTGAAGAGGGATCCCTTTCTCAGGAGAGTTACAGTCTTGCAATCCGCACACTAGATGAAGCTTTTGGAACCTGTGTGAGTATGAACAATTCTAGTAAGAGTCCCACAGAAGTTGGCACATCAGACACTCACGGTCTACTTTGCATTGAAGAAGATAACCAAAGTAGAAGCATGGGgaagacaaataaaaaaaagaatccgaccaagaaaagaaag ATGAACTCCGAGTCAGATGTTATGACCGTTAGCACACAAGACAGCTTGCAGCAAATG GACAAGTTAAGCTCAAGAGCAGTAACCCTTGATAGCTACTATGGCACACCACAGAGCATGCAAGGAATG GTACAACTGAACCTAATGGCACCAACACGTGATACCTACTATGGGAATCAACAGGCCATTCAGGGGCTg GGTCAATTGAACTCAATAGCACCGAGCCATGATGGTTATTACAATGCTCAGCAAAGCATGCATGGGCTG GGACAAATGGATTTTTTCCGAACACCAACTGGTTTCACTTATGGCATTCGA GATGATCCCAATGTAAGAGCTGCACAGTTGCATGATGATGCATCAAGGCATGCATGA